CAGAAACAGAAAGAGAAACAGAACTTCTGAGTAGTTCGTTATGGGAGAAAGTGAAACCGAAGTTGATAAAGGCTTCTTTCCATTTCCAACAAAAAACGATAAAGAGAAGTAAGAGATGAAGCTGGAGACcctgaaaagaaaaacatgtaTTTTCTCAAGAGATGGGCTTCGGATCTCGATTGgcgtcttctccttctccttctaattcctttctccttcttcttctttctctctctttccccctcCGTCGCCAACCCCTACAGccttttctcctcctcttcaaCTCCTCCAAAATCCACTCTCTTCTCTCATCGAATTCCTCATCGGTCGCCTCCGATGAAGGCGGCGGATTTGAACCGATCGAGAATCGCAATATGTCTGGTGGGCGGAGCGAGGAGGTTCGAGCTCACGGGGCCGTCGATCGTGGAGAAGGTTCTGAAGGTGTGCAAGAACTCAGATCTTTTCTTGCATAGTCCCTTGGATAGGGACGCCTTCAAGTTCTCGCTATTGAAGGTAGCTCCAAGCCTCGCTTCGGTTCGGATCTTCAAACCCACGCCCTTGCCCGAGACCCTGGAACAGATCCGAGTCCTCACCGCCCGCAACTCCCCCAACGGCATTCAGGTACCCAGCAGCTCCTAACTCCTATGTCCTGTCTTTTAATATTTTACTATATCTCTAACTTAAAAATGGACACTTATCCTAttataatttcataatttctATACTTTTAGTAcactacttaaaaaaaaaaaaaattggatcgaaTCAAATCGATTCTTATTAGATTGGTTTTGGATTAAGGTATGATGAGACCGGCTGAAAATCAGATTGAATCGAACTGAAGCCAAACTAAATgaaatcgataaaaaaaaagtgattatgaagttataaataggtgaattgattaaccattttttacaatattaatgagaatattttctattgtaagggaaattgttacaaatcaattaATATGTGGTTATGAATAAGGAAATTGATTTGTACCttgtaacaatgcttccattgatctccttgttcactatacaaaattagttggatagttaaatgaatgactTGATAGtggggttcattttgtgatttcaatattagttacaTTTCTTATACAAtgataaattattatttaattacaaatttaaattatttttgctAAATCTTTCCTTACTACATGTAAGATTTTATTATGATTCAagccaaaaaataaatcaatctgaatcggtattaa
This region of Macadamia integrifolia cultivar HAES 741 unplaced genomic scaffold, SCU_Mint_v3 scaffold2708, whole genome shotgun sequence genomic DNA includes:
- the LOC122067096 gene encoding uncharacterized protein LOC122067096, with the translated sequence MYFLKRWASDLDWRLLLLLLIPFSFFFFLSLSPSVANPYSLFSSSSTPPKSTLFSHRIPHRSPPMKAADLNRSRIAICLVGGARRFELTGPSIVEKVLKVCKNSDLFLHSPLDRDAFKFSLLKVAPSLASVRIFKPTPLPETLEQIRVLTARNSPNGIQDQQTKMTFAMGKRHGGHYFLDPSLPMASATPLDSHFGLWHWCVDHPAFSIFPKLQTLDNALSFSNKGICT